In the genome of Afipia felis ATCC 53690, the window AGCAATCCGAAACCCGAGGCGATGCTGGAGGGGCTCGGCAGCCGCTTCTATGTCACCGAGACGGCGATCAAGACCTATTCGGTCGGTTATCCGATCCAGTCGCCGCTGGATGCGATCCTGACGCTGCGGAAGGAGCACAACCTTACCCCGGACAATGTGAAAAGCATTGTAGTCAAGCTGCCGACCGATGCGGTGGGCATTGTCGGCCACAGCGCGATGCCGGACGTGAACTGCCAGCATCTGGTGGCGGTGGCGCTGGTCAAGGGCGCGGTGTCGTTCGTCGACAGCCACGATCAGGCGCTGATGCATGATCCGGGGATCATGAAAGAAACCGCGAAGGTCGCCATTCAGGACGACCCGTCCCTGATGGACCCGGCTGCTCCGCGCAGCGCAAGGGTCGAAGTGACCATGACCGACGGCAAGGTCGTCAGCCATTTCACCAAATTCCCGCCCGGCACCAAGGAAAACCCGTTGAGCATCGAGGCGGTGAACGCCAAGGCGCGCGACCTGATATCGCCGGTTCTCGGCGCGGAGAAGACCGAACGGTTGATCGAGCGGATCAACAAGTTAGAGACGCTCGACAATATGAATGAACTGCGGCCGCTGTTCACGGCCTGATCCGGGCGACGATCCTCCTGTTGTCCCAACTTTGCCCGCCGGCCCGCTTCATGCGGGGCGGCGGCTTTGCTATGTAAGGGCTTTATTTAGAGGAATTGCATCATGAGAGCTTCGTCGCTCAGTTTTCTCGTCGCCGCCTTGATCCTCGCGTTCGGCATGCTCTGGGGCCTTGCGATGGCGATCTCGCAGAATCATTCGACCCTGACGGCCCACGCCCATCTCAATCTGCTCGGCTGGGTGTCCTTGTTCCTGTTCGGGCTGTTCTACCGCCTGCATCCGGCACTGGACGCCGCGCGCGTGGCGCGCCTGCAGGTGCTGATCTGGATCGCCGGAACTATTGTGATGGTGATCGGCGTCGCCATGATCCATATGGGCAACCACCAGGGCGAACCGTTGGCCGGGGCGGGCTCGGTCATGGTGCTCGTGAGCGTCGCGTTGTTCGTGTGGCAGGTGATCCGCCATGAGCGAACGAGCGCCGCCTGAGATCAGATATTGGCGTCGCTGTCCGAACCGATGGTGGCGATACGCACCATGTTGGTGGTGCCGGGTGTGCCGAACGGCACGCCCGCGACGACGATGACGCGCTCGCCCGCCTTGGCAAAGCCATCGCGATAGGCGATCCGCCCGGCGCGCTGAATCATGTCGTCGCCGTCATGGGCGTCTTCCGCCACCACGCAATGCACGCCCCACAACAGGGCGAGCTTGCGCGCGACCGTGGCATTCGGCGTGATCGCGACGATCGGGCAACGCGGCCGCTCGCGCGCGACACGTACGGCGGTCGAGCCCGAACTGGTCCAGCAGATAATGGCCGGCAGATGCAGAGTTTCGGCGATCCGCCGCGCGGCGTCGGCGATGGCGTCGCCGGCCGTTGCTTCCGGCGCGGGGCGCTGCCCGTCGATCACGCTGCCGAAGGTCGAGTCGCGCTCTACCTCTTCGCCGATGTGATCCATCATCATCACCGCGTCGGAGGGATATTTGCCCGCCGCCGATTCCGCCGACAGCATCACGGCGTCCGCGCCTTCGAACACCGCGGTCGCGACGTCGGAAACCTCAGCGCGCGTCGGCACCGGCGAGGCGATCATCGATTCCAGCATCTGGGTGGCGATGATGACAGGCTTGCCCATGCGCCGGGCCATCCGTGTCATCTGCTTCTGAAGTCCCGGAACGCGCTCGACCGGCATTTCGACGCCGAGATCGCCGCGCGCCACCATGATGGCGTCGGAGGCTTCCATGATCGCCTCGAGGCGCTCGATCGCCTGCGGCTTCTCGATCTTCGACATGATCGCCGCGCGGCCACGCACGATGCGGCGCGCCTCATGCACGTCATCGGCGCGCTGCACGAAGGAGAGCGCGATCCAGTCGGTGCCGGCTTCGAGCGCAGCGGCGAGGTCGGCATGGTCTTTTGCGGTCATCGCCGAGACGGGCAAGTCGGTGTCCGGCAAGCTCACGCCCTTGCGGTCGGAGATACGGCCGCCGATCACGACGCGCGTCACCGCACGGTCGTGCGAGGTCTTCTCCGCGATCAAGCGCAGCTTGCCATCGTCAATCAGGAGAGCATCGCCGGGCTTCAGCGCGCGCAGGATTTCGGGGTGGGGCAATTGAACGCGCGTTTTGTCGCCGGGCGCGGGATCGGAATCGAGCACGAAATCCTGCCCGTTGGCGAGAACCGCCGCGCCGTCCTGAAAGGTGCCGAGCCGCAGCTTCGGGCCCTGCAGGTCGACGAGAATGCCGATCGGCCGGTTGTAGCTCGCCTCGACGCTGCGGATGGTGGTGATCAACTCCCGCATCTTGTCATGCGAGGTGTGGCTCATGTTGATGCGGAAGACGTCGGCACCCGCTTCGAACAGCTTGCGGATGGTGGCGCTGTCGGACGATGCAGGCCCGAGCGTTGCGAGAATACGGACGCGCCGCAGCCGCCTCATTGCGTCTTTCCGGGCGCGGGAAGCGGGGCAGGGGTGGGAAGGAGGCCGCCCGGCTGGCCCGCGTCGGGTGCGTTCGGCAGCCCCGGCAAGGTCGGTTGCTGACGCTGGAGATTCTGCTCGTTGGTCTCGGTCAGTTGCACCGTCCAGGAGCGCTGCTCGCCGGTGTCGACTTCGTAGAAGCCGGTACGGTCGAAGCCGCGGGCAAGGCAGTTCTCGGTGCCCTTGATGGTGAATTCCTTGTCGCGCGAACACATGAAGGCCTGGCCGGACCATTCGCCGCCGCGGTCGTAATCGAGCCCGTAGATGTAATAATAGCGTGCGACCAGCGTGCCCTTCAGCAGCGTCTCGCAGGCGTGGGAGGAGATATTCCACCAGCCCTCGGTGACCCAGCCTTCGGCGTCCTTGTAGCCGAGCGCGATGCCGACGCGGCTGGAGGTGTTGTTGCACAAGCGGAAATCGGCCCGCGCCGGCGCGGTGGACGCGCACAACGCCGGAATGGCCAGGGTGAATCCGAACAAAAGGGGCAGGATCAGGCGCAAGACAGGTAACCGCACATTCGCTTTCGGCATTGGCGCAGGCTATCTCAAACGCGGATTGAATTCCAACCGTCCGGCCGGGACCGGTAAAGGGACTGGTAAAATCCGCTGCCGGGGTTATGTGCTTGGGCAGGCAACTGAAGCAAGCCGGAGAACGAGGAGCATCATGGCCATCGACAAAGCCACCCAAACCGAGCTGGAAGCGGCCGTTTTCCGCCGTCTCGTCGCGCATCTGCAGAAGCGCACCGACGTGCAGAACATCGACATGATGAATCTGACGGGATTTTGCCGCAACTGTCTGTCGAACTGGATGAAGGACGCCGCCGACGAGCGTGGCGTGCCGATGACCAAGGACGAGGGCCGCAAGGCCGTCTACGGCATGCCCTACGAGGAATGGAAGGCGAAGCACCAGAAAGAGGCAACGCCGGAACAGATCGCGGCGATGAAGCAGGCGGCCGCGGGCCACTGACGCGTCGCGGGATCGCTGAAAAAAGCGTGAAGCAGTCAGGCTTTTAAACACAGCCTGTGGGCATTGTGGACGGCGCGGTGCGTTGCCTTGACGCAACCTGCCTGAGTGGATGATGTGACCGTCCCAAGACGCCCAGGCGAATGGCCCGCGTGCGCCTCATCAAAGTTCAGGAGTATCCGATGGCCACAGCCGCCGCCGTGAAGGAAGACGTCGCCCACCGTTTCGCCAAGGATCAGCTCAAGGCCATCATCGAGCGCATCGAGCGGCTGGAAGAAGAGAAAAAGACGATCTCCGACGACATCCGCGACGTCTATGCCGAAGCCAAGGGCAACGGTTTCTAATCTTCCCCCTTTTCAGACTATGACAATGAAATCAGATAGTTAATTGGAGACGTGTCGCCTAAGTCGTCACGGTCAGTTTGCTACTAAGGAAAACCACATGTCCGCTACCGCTCCCGCCGAAACTGCCACTGCCT includes:
- the pyk gene encoding pyruvate kinase, producing the protein MRRLRRVRILATLGPASSDSATIRKLFEAGADVFRINMSHTSHDKMRELITTIRSVEASYNRPIGILVDLQGPKLRLGTFQDGAAVLANGQDFVLDSDPAPGDKTRVQLPHPEILRALKPGDALLIDDGKLRLIAEKTSHDRAVTRVVIGGRISDRKGVSLPDTDLPVSAMTAKDHADLAAALEAGTDWIALSFVQRADDVHEARRIVRGRAAIMSKIEKPQAIERLEAIMEASDAIMVARGDLGVEMPVERVPGLQKQMTRMARRMGKPVIIATQMLESMIASPVPTRAEVSDVATAVFEGADAVMLSAESAAGKYPSDAVMMMDHIGEEVERDSTFGSVIDGQRPAPEATAGDAIADAARRIAETLHLPAIICWTSSGSTAVRVARERPRCPIVAITPNATVARKLALLWGVHCVVAEDAHDGDDMIQRAGRIAYRDGFAKAGERVIVVAGVPFGTPGTTNMVRIATIGSDSDANI
- a CDS encoding DUF1036 domain-containing protein, which codes for MPKANVRLPVLRLILPLLFGFTLAIPALCASTAPARADFRLCNNTSSRVGIALGYKDAEGWVTEGWWNISSHACETLLKGTLVARYYYIYGLDYDRGGEWSGQAFMCSRDKEFTIKGTENCLARGFDRTGFYEVDTGEQRSWTVQLTETNEQNLQRQQPTLPGLPNAPDAGQPGGLLPTPAPLPAPGKTQ
- a CDS encoding DUF1244 domain-containing protein, whose product is MAIDKATQTELEAAVFRRLVAHLQKRTDVQNIDMMNLTGFCRNCLSNWMKDAADERGVPMTKDEGRKAVYGMPYEEWKAKHQKEATPEQIAAMKQAAAGH